The following coding sequences lie in one Candidatus Eremiobacterota bacterium genomic window:
- a CDS encoding sigma-70 family RNA polymerase sigma factor, with product MRTLLPLVRRAARRLKRLVPNLDLDDLVGDGSVGLIRAVDSFDPLRGPQLGEYARRLIVGAMLNGIRRMDPVSERARRIVRDGENQRYTLAAARGAVPSAREMEGRCPGYSRAIAAAYRGQPLSLDAPLPRGESLADDWNDDPARIVETRLDRARLAEMLATLPQRQRTLLSLHYFDETSLRSISKRLAISPQRASQLHTSALEKLKRQAHAPPP from the coding sequence GTGCGAACGTTACTCCCACTCGTCCGGAGAGCGGCGCGGCGGCTCAAGCGGCTCGTGCCGAACCTCGACCTCGACGATCTCGTCGGTGACGGCAGCGTCGGACTCATTCGCGCCGTCGACTCGTTCGATCCGCTCCGCGGACCGCAGCTCGGCGAGTACGCGCGCCGCCTCATCGTCGGCGCCATGCTCAACGGAATCCGTCGTATGGATCCCGTCTCCGAGCGCGCGCGGCGCATCGTGCGCGACGGCGAAAACCAGCGATACACGCTTGCAGCGGCGCGCGGCGCCGTGCCGAGCGCGCGGGAGATGGAGGGCCGGTGCCCCGGCTACAGCCGGGCCATCGCGGCGGCCTATCGCGGACAGCCGCTCTCGCTTGACGCGCCGCTACCCAGAGGCGAATCGCTTGCGGATGATTGGAACGACGATCCGGCGCGCATCGTCGAAACGCGGCTTGATCGAGCGCGGCTTGCGGAAATGCTCGCCACGCTCCCGCAGCGACAGCGAACGCTGCTCTCGTTGCACTACTTCGATGAAACCTCGCTGCGCAGCATCAGCAAACGCCTGGCGATTTCCCCGCAACGAGCTTCGCAGCTTCACACGAGCGCGCTGGAAAAACTAAAACGCCAAGCTCATGCTCCGCCGCCTTGA
- a CDS encoding 2,3-bisphosphoglycerate-independent phosphoglycerate mutase, whose protein sequence is MYRPLILTVLDGWGCRDEAYGNTIAAAQLPHWRALLERYPHTMLDASGEAVGLPKGVMGNSEVGHMNLGSGRVVAQGVTVIDAAIADGDFARNENLARAVAHVRQSGGKLHLMGLLSDGRVHSSIEHLFALIDAAVAAGVPLGIQCFLDGRDTPPRSALGYVDRLESKLASVGRSGSIASVTGRFYAMDRDRRWERTQLAYQLLANGEAEHRADDAREAVRGGYARGEDDEFVLPTIVGSARPIEDGDAFIFFNFRPDRARQLATAFNHGTTIYFDDDFGVFTSKTYFNPFFATMTKYDETYTNPVLFGPRPQYDTFGEVLSREGLRQLRLAETEKYAHVTYFFNGGREDQFEGEDRTLIPSDRSIPTYDLAPAMRAREITQAAVAAIAAGTYDTIIMNYANADMVGHTGKWDPTVASLEVLDECIGRLSAAALDANALLVITADHGNAEEKLDAGGNPLTAHTTSPVPFVLVARDLHGTLARGGRLGDVAPTLLSLMGLPIPERMTGTNLFAPS, encoded by the coding sequence GTGTATCGTCCGCTGATTTTGACGGTTCTCGACGGCTGGGGATGCCGCGATGAAGCGTACGGCAATACCATCGCGGCCGCGCAGCTTCCGCACTGGCGCGCGCTCTTAGAACGCTATCCGCACACGATGCTCGACGCCTCGGGCGAAGCCGTCGGCCTGCCGAAGGGCGTGATGGGAAATAGCGAGGTCGGGCACATGAATCTCGGCAGCGGGCGGGTCGTCGCCCAAGGCGTCACCGTCATCGACGCCGCCATCGCCGACGGTGATTTCGCGCGGAACGAAAACTTGGCGCGCGCGGTTGCGCACGTGCGACAGAGCGGCGGGAAGCTCCACTTGATGGGTTTACTCTCCGACGGTCGCGTCCATAGCTCGATCGAGCACCTCTTCGCTTTGATCGACGCCGCGGTCGCTGCCGGCGTTCCGCTCGGCATTCAATGCTTTCTCGACGGTCGCGACACGCCGCCGCGTTCGGCATTGGGCTACGTCGATCGACTCGAATCGAAACTCGCTTCGGTTGGGCGCTCCGGTTCGATCGCCAGCGTGACCGGACGATTCTATGCCATGGATCGCGACCGGCGCTGGGAGCGCACGCAGCTCGCCTACCAACTGCTGGCAAACGGCGAGGCGGAGCACCGCGCGGACGACGCGCGGGAGGCCGTGCGGGGGGGCTATGCACGCGGCGAAGATGACGAATTCGTTCTGCCGACCATCGTGGGATCGGCGCGTCCGATCGAGGACGGTGATGCATTTATCTTCTTTAACTTCCGTCCGGATCGGGCGCGCCAGCTCGCAACGGCCTTCAATCACGGAACCACAATCTATTTTGACGACGACTTCGGCGTCTTTACTTCGAAGACGTATTTCAATCCATTCTTCGCCACGATGACGAAGTACGACGAGACGTATACCAATCCGGTGCTCTTCGGACCGCGGCCGCAATACGATACCTTCGGCGAAGTTCTTTCCCGCGAAGGCTTACGACAGCTGCGACTCGCGGAAACGGAAAAATACGCGCACGTGACCTACTTTTTCAACGGCGGACGCGAAGACCAGTTCGAGGGCGAAGATCGAACCTTGATCCCGTCGGACCGCTCGATTCCAACCTACGATTTGGCGCCCGCAATGCGGGCGCGCGAAATCACGCAGGCTGCCGTTGCCGCAATCGCCGCAGGAACGTACGACACCATCATCATGAACTACGCCAATGCCGACATGGTTGGCCATACGGGCAAGTGGGACCCGACGGTCGCGTCATTGGAAGTTCTCGACGAGTGCATCGGACGTTTAAGCGCCGCGGCACTGGATGCCAACGCGCTGCTCGTCATCACCGCGGATCACGGCAATGCTGAAGAGAAGCTCGATGCCGGCGGCAATCCTTTGACCGCCCACACGACGAGCCCGGTGCCCTTTGTTTTGGTTGCACGAGACTTGCACGGCACGCTGGCCCGCGGCGGAAGGCTTGGTGACGTCGCACCCACCTTGCTCTCACTCATGGGCTTGCCGATTCCCGAGCGCATGACCGGTACGAATTTGTTCGCGCCGTCATAA
- a CDS encoding triose-phosphate isomerase, whose amino-acid sequence MSIRTLVAANWKMHKTAAATAEFLDAFLPRADSLPAAVEIVIAPPFTAIATASVRLSGTRIRLGAQTMHWELEGPYTGEVSAPMLREFGVSHVILGHSERRAANNETDRTVNLKVRTALAQQMVPIVAVGESLDERTAGKTDDRVVAQVRAAFDGVPRETLAGIVLAYEPIWAIGSGENCDPIEADRVMSLIRSCVPGLDMTPILYGGSMNAGNVTAYLARPNVNGGLIGGASLDPFGFADLIAAAA is encoded by the coding sequence TTGAGCATTAGAACGCTCGTCGCCGCCAACTGGAAGATGCACAAGACTGCGGCAGCAACGGCGGAGTTCTTGGATGCATTCTTGCCCAGGGCCGACTCCTTGCCGGCTGCAGTTGAGATCGTGATCGCGCCGCCCTTTACCGCGATCGCGACAGCCTCGGTACGGCTGAGCGGTACGCGCATTCGCCTCGGCGCCCAGACGATGCATTGGGAGCTCGAAGGCCCCTACACCGGCGAGGTGAGCGCCCCGATGCTGCGTGAGTTCGGGGTCTCGCACGTCATCCTCGGCCACTCCGAACGACGCGCGGCGAACAACGAAACCGATCGAACCGTCAATCTCAAAGTCCGCACCGCGCTGGCACAGCAGATGGTGCCGATTGTCGCGGTGGGCGAGTCGCTCGACGAGCGGACGGCGGGCAAAACCGACGACCGAGTCGTCGCGCAGGTTCGAGCGGCCTTCGACGGCGTGCCACGCGAGACGCTCGCGGGAATCGTGCTCGCTTACGAGCCGATCTGGGCGATCGGCAGTGGAGAGAACTGCGATCCCATCGAGGCCGATCGGGTCATGTCGCTCATTCGGTCGTGCGTTCCCGGCCTCGACATGACGCCGATTCTCTACGGCGGAAGCATGAATGCGGGGAACGTTACCGCGTATCTGGCTCGCCCGAACGTTAACGGCGGCCTCATCGGCGGCGCGTCCCTCGACCCGTTCGGCTTCGCCGACCTGATCGCCGCCGCAGCGTAG
- a CDS encoding phosphoglycerate kinase, with translation MPLTRLSDLEVRGKRVLVREDLNVPLSDGEILDYTRVDAALPTLRRLHEQGAHTVILSHLGRPDGKADPRYSLRPLAQALSDRLDIAVHFADDCVGAPAQDAVAQLRDGDVLLLENVRFHVEEERNDPEFSKQLASLGDIYVNDAFATAHRAHASTEGVAHLLPHAAGLLMEAELSALSRLVDRPAKPFVCAIGGAKIKDKLGFLERLAQLVDAFCIGGGMANTLLAARGVNVGTSLRDDDLEPARRMLAAVKARNVRLELPSDAVVAPSLEAPDARVVKIADVGDAKILDIGPQTARTYAQTILGAKTIVFNGPMGVYEREAYRHGTEVVGEAIASATKAGATSVVGGGDAAAAAQMLGFAAKTTFVSTGGGATLEFLEGKTLPGVAALEH, from the coding sequence GTGCCGTTGACGCGGTTGAGCGACCTCGAAGTTCGGGGAAAGCGCGTTTTGGTGCGCGAGGATCTCAACGTGCCGCTCTCCGACGGAGAGATTCTCGATTACACGCGCGTCGATGCGGCGCTTCCGACGCTGCGCCGGCTGCACGAGCAGGGCGCCCACACGGTCATTCTCTCACATCTGGGTCGTCCCGACGGCAAGGCCGATCCCCGCTACTCATTGCGTCCGCTCGCGCAAGCTCTTTCCGACCGTCTCGACATCGCCGTGCACTTTGCCGACGATTGCGTTGGGGCGCCCGCGCAAGACGCCGTTGCGCAGCTGCGCGACGGCGACGTGCTGCTTTTGGAGAACGTGCGCTTTCACGTCGAGGAAGAGCGCAACGATCCGGAGTTTTCCAAGCAACTCGCCTCGCTCGGCGACATCTACGTCAACGACGCGTTTGCAACCGCTCACCGGGCGCACGCCTCGACCGAAGGCGTTGCCCATCTGCTTCCCCATGCCGCCGGCCTGCTGATGGAAGCCGAACTTTCGGCGCTTTCGCGCCTGGTCGATCGTCCGGCCAAGCCATTCGTCTGCGCGATCGGCGGCGCAAAAATCAAAGATAAGCTCGGATTCTTGGAGCGTCTAGCGCAGCTTGTCGACGCGTTCTGCATTGGAGGCGGGATGGCGAACACGCTACTGGCGGCGCGAGGTGTGAACGTTGGCACATCGTTGCGCGACGACGACCTCGAACCGGCGCGCCGCATGCTCGCCGCCGTGAAAGCTCGAAACGTTCGTCTTGAGTTGCCCTCGGATGCGGTGGTCGCGCCGAGCCTGGAAGCGCCCGATGCACGCGTTGTGAAGATCGCCGACGTCGGCGATGCAAAGATCCTCGATATCGGACCGCAGACCGCACGAACGTACGCGCAGACAATTCTGGGCGCGAAGACGATCGTCTTCAACGGACCGATGGGCGTGTACGAGCGTGAGGCCTATCGCCACGGGACAGAGGTCGTCGGCGAGGCGATCGCGAGCGCAACGAAAGCGGGCGCCACCAGCGTGGTCGGCGGCGGCGATGCTGCGGCGGCCGCGCAGATGCTCGGCTTTGCCGCCAAGACGACGTTCGTTTCGACGGGCGGCGGCGCGACGCTCGAGTTCTTGGAAGGCAAGACGCTCCCCGGGGTCGCCGCGCTTGAGCATTAG
- the gap gene encoding type I glyceraldehyde-3-phosphate dehydrogenase, which yields MRIGINGFGRIGRNFTKAIAERHPEIQIAAVNDLTDAQQCAHLFKYDSNYGIYDGEVTAKDGKLSIDGRAIDVFAERDPGKLPWKDLGVDVVIESTGLFTDAAKARAHIDGGGAKKVIISAPAKGEDITIVLGVNDDRYDPATHHVISNASCTTNCLATAVKPVIDSLGWIKGFMTTIHSYTNDQNVLDGPHKDPRRARNAATNIVPTSTGAAKALYLTIPQVEGTFDGFALRVPTPTVSMIYLVAQTRKPTTRADLNAILRTAAQGALSKYVAYTEEELVSSDFKKNPHSSIIDAKLNNANGDLVQIAAWYDNEWGYSCRLAELTAMVLASVPAKV from the coding sequence ATGCGCATTGGGATTAACGGCTTCGGCCGCATTGGACGAAACTTCACCAAAGCAATCGCCGAACGCCATCCCGAGATTCAAATCGCCGCCGTTAACGATTTGACCGACGCGCAGCAGTGCGCCCATCTCTTTAAGTACGATAGCAATTACGGGATCTACGACGGCGAGGTTACTGCGAAGGACGGCAAGCTGAGCATCGATGGCCGCGCGATCGACGTTTTCGCCGAACGCGATCCCGGCAAGCTGCCATGGAAGGATTTAGGCGTCGACGTCGTGATCGAATCGACGGGCCTCTTCACCGACGCGGCGAAGGCGCGCGCGCACATCGACGGCGGCGGGGCGAAGAAAGTGATTATCTCGGCGCCCGCCAAAGGCGAAGATATCACGATCGTGTTGGGAGTCAACGACGATCGCTACGATCCGGCGACGCATCACGTGATCTCGAACGCTTCGTGTACCACCAACTGCCTGGCGACGGCCGTCAAACCGGTTATCGATTCCCTCGGCTGGATCAAGGGCTTCATGACCACCATTCACTCGTATACAAACGATCAAAACGTGCTCGATGGCCCGCATAAGGATCCGCGCCGCGCGCGCAATGCCGCGACGAACATCGTGCCCACGTCCACCGGCGCGGCCAAGGCGCTCTATTTGACGATCCCCCAAGTCGAAGGAACCTTCGACGGGTTCGCGTTGCGCGTTCCAACTCCGACCGTCTCCATGATCTATCTCGTCGCGCAGACGCGCAAGCCCACGACACGCGCCGACCTCAATGCGATCCTGCGCACTGCGGCGCAAGGCGCGCTGAGCAAGTACGTTGCTTATACCGAGGAAGAACTCGTCTCGAGCGACTTCAAAAAGAATCCGCACAGTTCGATCATCGATGCCAAGCTCAACAACGCCAACGGCGATCTCGTTCAGATCGCCGCCTGGTACGATAACGAGTGGGGTTATTCGTGCCGGCTCGCCGAGCTCACGGCGATGGTGCTCGCGTCGGTGCCGGCAAAAGTCTAG
- the whiA gene encoding DNA-binding protein WhiA — MISADTKDALAREVPSAPHCREALLAGLALYGNVCGEFVTHRNAVARLFWSLLDERKSHPIETRLPTRLHRLPTFAIAIPERLLHVPPKPIHKCDRLIEVRAAFLACGSLAAGAHGYHLEFVARDETVASRLSWMMRSAGVPAKAARRKGRFVLYYKDFDAIAELLTHLGAYGAVLVLEDVRALRETKNRIHRLVNTEAANLERSAQAAAAQRQVIEYVRSAYGLNRLTPALREVAELRLKHPDESLTELGRRCAPPISKPTVSGRLGALSRLAEHLRAGQVSAKAIR, encoded by the coding sequence ATGATCTCGGCCGACACCAAAGACGCGCTTGCGCGTGAGGTTCCGAGCGCGCCGCATTGCCGCGAAGCATTGCTCGCCGGCCTCGCGCTCTATGGCAACGTTTGCGGCGAGTTCGTTACGCATCGCAACGCCGTTGCGCGTCTCTTTTGGTCGTTGCTCGACGAGCGCAAGTCGCATCCGATCGAAACTCGGCTGCCCACGCGGTTGCACCGCCTCCCGACGTTTGCAATCGCGATCCCGGAACGGCTGCTGCACGTGCCGCCAAAGCCCATCCACAAATGCGATCGTCTCATCGAAGTGCGCGCCGCATTCCTTGCATGTGGTTCGCTGGCCGCAGGGGCGCACGGATATCATCTCGAGTTCGTCGCGCGCGACGAGACAGTGGCGTCACGCTTGAGCTGGATGATGCGCAGCGCCGGCGTTCCGGCAAAAGCGGCTCGGCGAAAAGGCCGCTTCGTTCTGTACTACAAAGACTTCGACGCTATCGCCGAGTTGCTCACGCACCTCGGCGCCTACGGCGCGGTGCTCGTCCTCGAAGACGTGCGCGCGCTGCGTGAAACGAAGAATCGCATTCATCGCTTGGTCAACACCGAGGCGGCGAATCTCGAGCGCAGCGCTCAAGCCGCCGCCGCACAACGTCAGGTCATCGAATATGTCCGCAGCGCCTACGGCTTGAACCGGCTGACGCCCGCATTGCGTGAAGTTGCGGAGCTTCGTCTCAAGCATCCTGATGAGTCGCTCACGGAGCTTGGGCGCCGCTGCGCGCCCCCGATCTCCAAACCCACGGTGAGCGGCCGCCTCGGTGCGCTTTCCCGTCTCGCCGAGCACTTGCGGGCGGGGCAGGTAAGCGCGAAAGCCATCCGGTAA
- a CDS encoding RNA-binding S4 domain-containing protein, with protein MRLDKFMKVSRLAKRRSEAHEALEHGRIAKDGKPLKPGYQVKPGDVLEIHYATKYVTVRVREVPLRVTPSLKPADLYEILDSRRDESEWL; from the coding sequence GTGCGGCTCGATAAATTCATGAAGGTCTCTCGGCTCGCCAAGCGTCGCAGCGAGGCGCACGAGGCACTCGAGCACGGCCGCATCGCCAAAGACGGCAAGCCGCTCAAGCCTGGGTATCAGGTAAAGCCCGGCGATGTTTTGGAGATCCATTACGCGACGAAATATGTCACCGTTCGCGTGCGTGAGGTTCCGTTACGCGTGACGCCGAGCCTCAAGCCCGCCGATCTCTACGAGATTCTCGATAGCCGGCGCGACGAGAGTGAGTGGTTATGA
- a CDS encoding PadR family transcriptional regulator, translating into MDTNYWSNPGPDWWGWHGGRRGMRRMRRGLLKLAVLKLLSEVPRHGYDLIRTVRERGWGGGAGSVYPILTALEGAGLIAGREEGERRIYQITEEGKRLLGEHAAELERILNEDDGAAEGVNPMGDRLRESADKLMRAVSALGPSSKPETIERACELLNGARKGLYELLAEE; encoded by the coding sequence ATGGATACAAACTATTGGAGTAACCCGGGCCCCGATTGGTGGGGCTGGCACGGCGGTCGGCGCGGTATGCGCCGCATGCGCCGAGGTCTGCTCAAGCTGGCCGTTCTCAAGCTCTTGTCGGAAGTGCCGCGACACGGTTACGACCTCATTCGCACCGTGCGCGAACGGGGCTGGGGCGGCGGGGCCGGCTCGGTTTATCCCATCTTGACCGCTCTCGAGGGAGCCGGCCTGATCGCGGGGCGCGAGGAAGGCGAGCGGCGCATCTATCAGATCACCGAAGAAGGGAAACGGCTTCTCGGCGAGCATGCCGCCGAGCTGGAGCGGATTCTCAATGAGGATGACGGCGCGGCAGAAGGCGTCAATCCAATGGGGGATCGGCTTCGCGAATCGGCGGATAAGCTGATGCGCGCGGTCTCTGCGCTAGGTCCGTCGTCGAAGCCCGAAACCATCGAGCGAGCGTGCGAGTTGCTCAATGGAGCCCGCAAAGGGTTGTACGAACTTCTAGCCGAGGAGTAA
- a CDS encoding MATE family efflux transporter, whose product MAQAQATRRHGVNVFEEGKPMWQILLVFLVPLMLSNVLQSASQTMASIWIGRLISTQALGAISAVFPIVFLLFSFVFGVSSGASVLVGQAFGARDLHKVRRIAGTVLGAALYLGIIVAIVGALGSTAVLSWLRTPPDIIAQSDAYAKVIFLTMPVFFVYFVYATILRGTGDSTTPFYTLIVSSVLAIAITPLFIVGTFGLPKLGVVSPAIAALIANTTAMAWLLYYLQRRDHPLKFNREMLRDLLIDWKILGGVVRIGVPTGFQVMMVSLAEIAVISFVNRFGSGATAAYGAVNQVIGYVQFPAISIGIAASIFGAQCIGARREDKLGSVIRSAVGLNYVVGGIIIGLCYLFAWAILGWFITDPQTLQIAHQLLMITLWSYLFFGNSAVLSGVMRGSGTVLWPTINGVFAIWAVEVPVAYFLMHRIGLDGVWLGYPISYCVVLTLQFCYYEFVWKRKTHERLA is encoded by the coding sequence ATGGCGCAGGCTCAGGCGACGCGCCGCCACGGAGTGAACGTTTTCGAGGAGGGCAAGCCGATGTGGCAGATCCTCCTCGTTTTTCTCGTGCCGCTGATGCTGAGCAACGTCTTGCAATCGGCGTCGCAGACGATGGCGAGCATTTGGATCGGCCGATTGATCTCGACGCAGGCGCTCGGAGCAATCTCGGCGGTCTTTCCAATCGTCTTCTTGCTCTTCTCATTCGTCTTCGGCGTTTCGAGCGGCGCGAGCGTCCTGGTTGGACAAGCCTTCGGAGCCCGCGACCTTCACAAGGTCAGGCGCATCGCCGGAACCGTTTTGGGCGCGGCGCTCTATCTCGGGATTATTGTGGCGATCGTCGGCGCCTTGGGGTCGACGGCCGTGCTGAGCTGGCTGCGAACGCCGCCCGACATCATCGCGCAATCCGATGCGTATGCGAAGGTCATCTTCCTAACGATGCCCGTCTTTTTTGTCTACTTCGTCTACGCGACGATTTTGCGCGGAACCGGCGATTCCACCACGCCATTTTACACGCTCATCGTCTCTTCGGTGCTGGCAATCGCCATCACGCCGCTCTTTATCGTGGGCACCTTCGGGTTGCCCAAGCTGGGCGTGGTCAGTCCGGCGATAGCGGCATTAATCGCCAATACGACGGCTATGGCGTGGCTGCTCTACTACTTGCAGCGTCGCGACCACCCGTTGAAGTTCAACCGAGAGATGCTTCGCGATCTGCTGATCGACTGGAAAATCCTCGGGGGCGTCGTTCGCATCGGCGTGCCGACGGGCTTTCAGGTGATGATGGTTTCGCTCGCTGAGATCGCCGTGATCTCGTTTGTGAATCGTTTTGGATCGGGCGCGACGGCGGCGTACGGCGCGGTGAATCAGGTCATCGGGTACGTGCAGTTTCCCGCCATCTCCATCGGCATCGCCGCCTCAATTTTCGGCGCCCAGTGTATCGGCGCGCGACGCGAAGATAAACTCGGAAGCGTTATTCGTTCCGCGGTCGGCCTGAACTACGTCGTCGGTGGTATCATCATCGGCCTCTGTTATCTCTTTGCCTGGGCGATTTTGGGGTGGTTCATTACCGATCCGCAAACCCTGCAGATCGCACACCAGCTGCTGATGATCACGCTGTGGAGCTATCTGTTCTTTGGAAACTCCGCGGTTCTCAGCGGCGTCATGCGCGGCAGCGGCACGGTACTCTGGCCGACGATCAACGGCGTCTTCGCGATCTGGGCCGTCGAGGTTCCGGTGGCGTATTTCTTGATGCATCGCATTGGCCTCGACGGTGTCTGGCTTGGCTACCCGATCTCGTACTGCGTCGTGTTAACGCTGCAGTTCTGCTATTACGAGTTCGTTTGGAAGCGCAAGACGCACGAGCGCCTGGCCTGA
- a CDS encoding 3-aminobutyryl-CoA ammonia lyase, with translation MATGEGSSAIIRVRMSAQDAHYGGNLVDGARILALFGDVATELLVRLDGDEGLFAAYDEIRFLAPTYAGDYIEAEGRLVKIGKTSRRMEFEARKVITARPDLGESAAELLDPPAVVCRASGTCVTPKAKQRHQREGLS, from the coding sequence ATGGCAACTGGCGAAGGCTCCAGCGCGATAATTCGCGTGCGCATGAGCGCGCAGGACGCTCACTACGGCGGCAATCTCGTCGACGGGGCCCGCATCCTCGCGCTCTTTGGCGACGTCGCGACCGAGTTGCTGGTTCGCTTGGATGGCGACGAGGGGCTCTTTGCCGCCTACGACGAGATTCGCTTTCTCGCCCCCACCTATGCCGGCGACTATATCGAGGCGGAGGGGCGCCTCGTCAAGATCGGAAAGACCTCGCGACGGATGGAGTTCGAGGCGCGCAAAGTCATTACGGCGCGTCCCGATCTCGGCGAGAGCGCAGCCGAGCTGCTCGACCCACCGGCGGTCGTTTGCCGTGCGTCGGGCACGTGCGTGACACCAAAAGCAAAACAACGCCACCAACGCGAGGGCTTATCGTGA
- the mazG gene encoding nucleoside triphosphate pyrophosphohydrolase: protein MRTTRSVLVRIAGLGPGDPKLLTIGTLDALRAIGRAVVLLAPPDLVGYLERHGVEIVAGMVDDPALLVRGSNEEIARFVARLRDAPGDQLGLGVLGNPLSDFPGLPSLLRSLEARGIATELITGVPRAALCATIAMPLVPLPPQSSHHSWDDMVEIMARLRMGCPWDREQTHRTLVPYLIEETFEVVDAIEIAHLDGLCEELGDLLLQVLFHAQLATEVGKFSIADVIDALANKMVRRHPHVFGDAVIEDVDAQWRNWERLKALEKTGRSRRSRLDGIPKHLGALQRGQRMQEKAARVGFDWPRVAGVLDKLSEELGELAAARRAHQDDPHVREELGDVLFTLVNLSRALGIDAETAMREANEKFYRRFSFMEERVAAGGKSLSDLSFDELEELWQLAKAPAR, encoded by the coding sequence ATGCGAACCACACGTAGCGTGCTGGTTCGCATCGCCGGTCTGGGGCCGGGCGATCCCAAACTTCTCACCATCGGTACTCTCGATGCGCTGCGCGCGATCGGACGAGCGGTGGTTCTTCTCGCACCGCCCGATCTCGTCGGTTACCTGGAACGTCACGGCGTCGAGATCGTTGCCGGCATGGTCGACGATCCGGCGCTGCTCGTGCGCGGAAGCAACGAGGAAATTGCGCGCTTCGTCGCGCGTTTACGCGACGCGCCCGGCGATCAATTAGGGCTCGGCGTTCTCGGCAATCCGCTCTCGGATTTTCCAGGACTGCCCTCGTTGCTTCGCTCGCTCGAAGCGCGCGGGATTGCGACCGAACTCATCACCGGCGTCCCGCGGGCCGCGCTCTGCGCAACCATCGCCATGCCGCTCGTTCCGCTGCCGCCGCAATCGAGCCATCACTCGTGGGATGACATGGTTGAGATCATGGCGCGCCTGCGCATGGGCTGTCCGTGGGACCGCGAACAGACGCACCGCACCTTGGTGCCCTACTTGATCGAAGAAACGTTTGAAGTCGTCGATGCGATCGAAATCGCCCACCTCGACGGGCTCTGCGAAGAGCTCGGCGATCTGCTCCTGCAAGTGCTCTTCCACGCCCAACTCGCAACCGAGGTTGGAAAGTTCAGCATTGCCGATGTCATCGACGCGCTTGCAAACAAAATGGTGCGGCGCCACCCCCACGTCTTCGGCGACGCAGTGATCGAAGATGTCGACGCGCAGTGGCGGAATTGGGAACGTTTGAAAGCGCTCGAAAAGACGGGCCGATCGCGGCGAAGCCGCCTCGACGGAATTCCCAAACATTTGGGCGCGCTTCAGCGCGGCCAGCGGATGCAGGAGAAGGCCGCCCGCGTCGGATTCGATTGGCCGCGCGTCGCCGGCGTTCTCGACAAGCTTTCGGAGGAGCTGGGCGAGCTCGCGGCCGCGCGCCGTGCGCATCAAGACGATCCGCACGTGCGCGAGGAGCTCGGCGACGTTCTGTTCACCTTGGTCAACCTCTCGCGGGCGCTGGGCATCGATGCCGAAACCGCGATGCGCGAAGCGAACGAAAAGTTCTACCGGCGCTTCTCTTTCATGGAAGAGCGCGTCGCGGCCGGCGGGAAGAGTCTCTCCGATCTCTCGTTCGACGAACTCGAGGAGTTATGGCAACTGGCGAAGGCTCCAGCGCGATAA